A single Acidobacteriota bacterium DNA region contains:
- the ftsZ gene encoding cell division protein FtsZ translates to MILMEEQQPTEVKPTIDEEVSSEDSFGPAKIVVVGVGGGGGNAVNRMIAANLGGIEFIAANTDLQALRRCEAPTKLQLGRKITRGLGAGADPEVGRNSALEDTDKILDMLNGADMVFLAAGLGGGTGTGAAPIIGSLSAEVGALTVAVVTKPFAFEGRRRMLLAERGLEELHRAVDTVIAIPNERLLSFVDRGTSLADAFVTADDVLRQSVQGISDLITMPGEVNADFADVRAIMCGQGIAVMGTGVASGDSRALEAAQRAVSSPLLEDASIEGATGCLINITGGGSLTLHEVAEAASTISDAVDPDATIISGLVVDGSMDEEVKVTVIATGFSEDRQPREGGDVKAAEAGAAAADPNLAEAIPADEEAGKEEGGKAEFRDRVLAEHHKIDPGGYGPNWRNVDDYDIPTVLRKQMD, encoded by the coding sequence ATGATTCTGATGGAAGAGCAGCAGCCGACCGAGGTCAAGCCGACGATCGACGAGGAGGTCTCGTCCGAGGACAGTTTCGGGCCGGCGAAGATCGTGGTCGTCGGTGTAGGCGGAGGCGGCGGAAACGCCGTCAACCGGATGATCGCCGCCAATCTGGGCGGCATCGAGTTCATTGCCGCCAACACCGACTTGCAGGCTTTGCGGCGCTGCGAAGCGCCGACGAAGCTGCAGCTTGGCCGCAAGATCACCCGCGGCCTGGGTGCCGGCGCTGATCCGGAGGTCGGCCGCAACTCGGCGCTCGAGGACACGGACAAGATCCTGGACATGCTGAACGGGGCGGACATGGTCTTCCTGGCAGCCGGCCTTGGCGGGGGCACGGGCACAGGCGCGGCGCCCATCATCGGCTCCCTTTCGGCCGAAGTCGGCGCCCTGACGGTCGCCGTGGTCACGAAGCCCTTCGCGTTCGAGGGCCGGCGACGGATGCTGCTGGCGGAACGTGGGCTCGAAGAGCTGCACCGGGCGGTCGACACCGTGATCGCGATCCCGAACGAGCGGCTGTTGAGCTTCGTGGACCGGGGCACGTCGCTCGCCGACGCCTTCGTGACCGCGGACGATGTCCTGCGGCAGTCGGTCCAGGGCATCAGCGACCTGATCACGATGCCGGGCGAGGTGAACGCCGACTTCGCCGACGTGCGGGCGATCATGTGCGGCCAGGGCATCGCGGTGATGGGCACGGGCGTGGCGTCGGGCGACAGCCGGGCTCTCGAAGCGGCGCAGCGGGCCGTGTCGTCGCCCCTGCTCGAGGACGCTTCGATCGAGGGCGCTACGGGGTGCCTGATCAACATCACCGGCGGCGGTTCGCTGACCCTCCACGAGGTGGCGGAAGCGGCCAGCACGATCTCCGACGCGGTCGACCCGGACGCGACGATCATTTCGGGTCTCGTGGTCGACGGATCGATGGACGAAGAGGTGAAGGTGACGGTGATCGCCACCGGATTCTCCGAGGACCGGCAGCCGCGCGAGGGCGGCGACGTCAAGGCCGCCGAGGCCGGAGCGGCGGCGGCCGATCCGAACCTGGCCGAGGCCATTCCCGCGGACGAGGAGGCCGGCAAGGAGGAAGGCGGCAAGGCCGAGTTCCGGGATCGCGTTCTGGCCGAGCACCACAAGATCGATCCGGGCGGTTACGGACCGAATTGGAGGAACGTCGACGACTACGACATTCCGACGGTGCTACGCAAGCAGATGGACTGA
- the ftsA gene encoding cell division protein FtsA has protein sequence MPKTDTHVVAIDVGSAKVAVLIAERTEVDGEPALEIVGVGRAPNRGTLRGHIVHLDATVSALKRATEEAETMAGVEISRAFVGIGGSDLRSANSHGTAYVDCGDRGIARADIDLVLNAARDVPLPPDREILHAIPQEFAVDDHGGIADPHGMLGSRLEAKVHLVMGHAPRTRTLVRCLNRAGVEAREIVFEPLATAEAVLLPDERQLGVLLLDIGSGTCGFAFFQHAEVQHSGVLPFGASHFTADLASVLRTSFAGAETLKLRDGCCLVGLVDGDDGLVVPSVAGGSSKTIARGDLAEILQARAEEMFHLIEAELEKAGWANQLRGGLVLSGGGSKLLGLPELAQQVFSCDVRYGVPLGLVSEIEGLTDPTWATAAGLLRYAVASEEARLPIARRRSLGGVRSVMGNLRQMFSDLV, from the coding sequence ATGCCGAAGACGGATACGCATGTGGTCGCCATCGACGTGGGGTCGGCGAAGGTCGCCGTGTTGATCGCCGAGCGCACCGAGGTCGACGGAGAACCGGCCCTCGAGATCGTCGGCGTCGGGCGGGCACCCAACCGCGGGACGCTGAGGGGCCATATCGTGCATCTCGACGCGACGGTGAGCGCGCTCAAGCGGGCCACCGAGGAGGCGGAGACCATGGCGGGCGTCGAGATCTCCCGCGCCTTCGTCGGCATCGGCGGATCCGACCTGCGGTCGGCGAACAGCCACGGCACTGCCTACGTCGACTGCGGCGACCGGGGGATCGCCCGTGCCGACATCGACCTGGTTCTGAACGCCGCTCGGGACGTGCCGCTTCCGCCCGACCGGGAGATCCTGCACGCAATTCCGCAGGAGTTCGCGGTCGACGACCACGGCGGCATCGCGGATCCGCACGGGATGCTGGGCAGCCGGCTGGAAGCCAAGGTTCACCTGGTCATGGGCCACGCTCCACGAACCAGGACGCTGGTGCGATGTCTGAACCGCGCCGGCGTGGAGGCCCGGGAGATCGTCTTCGAACCGCTCGCCACCGCGGAAGCGGTCCTTCTTCCCGACGAGCGCCAACTGGGCGTCCTGTTGCTGGACATCGGGTCAGGAACCTGCGGCTTCGCCTTCTTCCAGCACGCCGAAGTGCAGCACAGCGGGGTTCTTCCGTTCGGCGCCAGTCACTTCACGGCCGACCTGGCTTCCGTGCTCCGGACGTCGTTCGCCGGCGCCGAGACGCTCAAGCTGCGGGACGGCTGCTGCCTGGTCGGCCTGGTCGACGGCGACGACGGTCTGGTGGTGCCGAGCGTCGCGGGCGGCAGCAGCAAGACGATCGCGCGCGGGGACCTCGCCGAGATCCTGCAGGCGCGCGCCGAGGAGATGTTCCACCTGATAGAGGCCGAGCTGGAGAAGGCCGGCTGGGCAAATCAGCTTCGCGGAGGACTCGTCCTGAGCGGGGGCGGTTCGAAGCTGCTCGGTCTGCCCGAACTGGCCCAGCAGGTCTTCTCCTGCGACGTTCGTTACGGAGTGCCGCTCGGTCTCGTCAGCGAGATCGAAGGTCTCACCGACCCGACCTGGGCAACAGCCGCGGGTCTTCTTCGCTATGCGGTCGCCTCCGAGGAGGCTCGCCTGCCCATTGCGCGCCGTCGCTCTCTGGGCGGCGTGCGCTCGGTGATGGGCAATCTGCGCCAGATGTTCAGCGATCTTGTCTGA
- a CDS encoding FtsQ-type POTRA domain-containing protein has translation MRRRRPRPVVWLALGVGKVLLGIAPVVGIGVWLATAPVFDLELEIQIEEAERISEEWVRSRLAPLEGRNLPLLALEPAARRLDHEWIREAQLLKRLPNELTVRVVEHQPAALFTAGDRAWVIDRDGRTIVPCERAPDLCDGDLVSVSIESALAGDRLGKGPARNPGAGGVASRDVPGEVLARTLKRALDVATEVGAFEWGRQVRAVEVISFGIVEDDYLLSCSGRPATVLVRGSDLTAKASVFELLHGAITEHNDPEVVDLRFRDRIVLSMEAPGAGIATDTEDAAATGDGVQAPS, from the coding sequence GTGCGCCGCAGGCGGCCGCGGCCCGTCGTCTGGCTGGCGCTGGGCGTCGGGAAAGTCCTCCTCGGGATCGCGCCCGTTGTCGGGATCGGCGTGTGGCTGGCGACGGCCCCGGTGTTCGATCTCGAGCTCGAGATCCAGATCGAGGAGGCCGAGCGGATCTCCGAGGAGTGGGTGCGGAGCCGGCTTGCTCCGCTGGAGGGACGGAACCTTCCGCTGCTCGCCCTCGAGCCCGCCGCGAGACGGCTCGACCACGAGTGGATCCGTGAGGCGCAACTCCTCAAGCGCCTGCCGAACGAACTCACTGTGCGGGTCGTGGAGCATCAACCGGCGGCCCTGTTCACGGCCGGGGACCGCGCATGGGTGATCGACCGGGACGGCCGGACGATCGTGCCGTGTGAGCGGGCACCCGACCTGTGCGATGGCGATCTGGTCAGCGTGTCGATCGAAAGCGCCCTGGCGGGAGATCGTCTGGGGAAAGGCCCGGCGCGGAATCCGGGGGCTGGCGGTGTCGCATCCAGGGACGTGCCGGGTGAGGTTCTCGCTCGAACGCTGAAGCGGGCGCTCGACGTGGCGACCGAAGTCGGGGCGTTCGAGTGGGGACGTCAGGTCCGGGCGGTGGAGGTCATCAGTTTCGGGATCGTTGAGGACGACTACCTGCTCTCCTGCAGCGGCCGTCCGGCCACCGTGCTCGTTCGCGGCAGCGATCTGACGGCCAAGGCCTCGGTGTTCGAGCTGCTGCACGGCGCGATCACGGAACACAACGATCCGGAAGTCGTGGACCTGCGGTTCAGGGATCGGATCGTTCTGTCGATGGAAGCGCCGGGTGCGGGGATCGCTACGGACACGGAGGACGCTGCGGCCACCGGGGACGGAGTTCAAGCCCCTTCATAG
- the murC gene encoding UDP-N-acetylmuramate--L-alanine ligase — protein sequence MLLFLRTAGLKRVHFVGIGGAGMSGIAEILLNYQLKVSGSDLEGSETTERLAALGAQVAIGHSADNVDRADLVIISSAVPAGNEEVVAARRRGVPVVRRAQMLAELMRLKYGVAVAGTHGKTTTTSLIGSVLTDAGLDPTVIVGGRLRVSGTGARYGSSDYLVAEADEFDRSFLDLAPVVAVITNIDVDHLDTYRDLADIQAAFARFAGRVPFFGQVIACADDPNVRDLLPRLADRRIVTYGFDPGVDLRALDASPTGAGVRFGVADAHLGPLGVLELPLPGRHNVLNALAAVAAARAVGLDFEAAARALSGFRGIHRRFERVGQWRGATVIDDYAHHPTEVEATLKAAREVIGPSGGNGARTGRIHAVFQPHLFSRTRDMAEDFGRSLLLADNVLVADIYPSRERPIPGVDAGLVVAAAARAGHPSISGCGPWQAAPDRLRSEVGEGDLIFTLGAGDIYRLAHRLAAGEGDVS from the coding sequence ATGCTGCTGTTCCTGCGCACCGCGGGGCTCAAGCGCGTCCACTTCGTCGGCATCGGCGGTGCCGGCATGAGCGGAATCGCCGAGATCCTGCTGAACTACCAGCTGAAGGTCAGCGGCTCCGACCTGGAGGGGAGCGAAACGACCGAGCGGCTCGCGGCGCTCGGCGCTCAAGTCGCCATCGGTCACAGCGCGGACAACGTCGACCGGGCCGACCTGGTGATCATCTCGTCCGCGGTTCCGGCCGGGAACGAGGAGGTCGTCGCAGCCCGGCGGCGGGGAGTGCCTGTCGTCCGCCGCGCCCAGATGCTCGCCGAACTGATGCGGCTCAAGTACGGCGTCGCCGTGGCCGGTACCCACGGCAAGACGACGACGACCTCGCTTATCGGCAGCGTGCTGACGGACGCCGGCCTCGACCCCACGGTGATCGTCGGCGGACGCCTTCGCGTTTCGGGCACCGGCGCCCGCTACGGGAGCAGCGACTACCTGGTCGCCGAGGCGGACGAGTTCGACCGGAGTTTCCTCGATCTGGCGCCGGTGGTCGCGGTGATCACGAACATCGACGTCGATCATCTCGACACCTACCGCGATCTGGCCGACATCCAGGCTGCCTTCGCGCGTTTCGCCGGCCGCGTCCCCTTCTTCGGCCAGGTGATCGCCTGCGCGGACGACCCGAACGTCCGGGACCTGCTGCCGCGCCTCGCCGACCGGCGGATCGTCACCTACGGCTTCGATCCGGGGGTCGACCTCCGGGCGCTCGACGCGTCGCCGACCGGCGCGGGTGTCCGCTTCGGGGTCGCCGACGCCCACCTTGGTCCGCTCGGTGTCCTGGAACTGCCGTTGCCTGGGCGTCACAACGTCCTGAACGCCCTCGCGGCGGTCGCCGCGGCGCGGGCCGTCGGGCTCGACTTCGAGGCGGCGGCCAGGGCTCTCTCGGGCTTCCGGGGCATCCACCGGCGGTTCGAGCGGGTAGGGCAGTGGCGCGGTGCGACGGTGATCGACGACTACGCGCATCATCCGACCGAAGTCGAGGCGACGCTGAAGGCGGCCCGCGAGGTAATTGGTCCCAGCGGCGGGAACGGCGCCCGGACGGGCCGGATCCACGCCGTGTTCCAGCCCCATCTGTTCAGTCGCACGAGGGACATGGCGGAGGACTTCGGCCGCTCCCTGCTGCTCGCCGACAACGTGCTGGTCGCCGACATCTATCCGTCCCGCGAGCGGCCCATCCCGGGAGTCGACGCGGGTCTGGTGGTGGCCGCCGCTGCTCGCGCCGGTCATCCGAGCATCAGCGGCTGCGGACCGTGGCAGGCGGCGCCCGACCGGCTTCGTTCCGAGGTCGGCGAAGGCGACCTGATCTTCACGCTGGGAGCGGGCGACATCTACCGGCTGGCTCATCGACTCGCCGCCGGCGAGGGGGACGTTTCGTGA
- the murG gene encoding undecaprenyldiphospho-muramoylpentapeptide beta-N-acetylglucosaminyltransferase: MSTGTHRGTVVFSGGGTGGHVFPGLAVADELRTLGWNAAWVGRRGSLEERLVASAGVDFRALPARPFVDRGGAQRAVALAVLLFSTLRAAALLRRFRAALVFATGGYVCAPAALAARLHGCGLYLLEPNAESGAANRRLSRFATEAGVAFESAAGSLLCEARLVGVPVRRAFREIEELRLPGDRVRVLVLGGSQGSNALNRHLPGLFARAAGPSRVEVTHQSGPAWVDETRDRYRGVATPALSSTVTGFIRDTAGAMQAHDLIVSRAGAVTVAEIAAAGRPAVYVPLPMAAGHQRGNACAMVGAGAAILVDQDDLQGEAAADRCARLIADRGRLLAMAGAARGLSRTDAASDIAARVCEIAERGTSGRRGRAG; this comes from the coding sequence ATGAGCACCGGCACTCACCGCGGCACGGTCGTCTTTTCCGGCGGCGGCACGGGCGGCCACGTCTTCCCCGGCCTGGCGGTGGCCGACGAGCTGCGGACTCTCGGCTGGAACGCCGCCTGGGTCGGCCGCCGCGGCAGCCTCGAGGAACGGTTGGTGGCGTCGGCCGGAGTCGACTTCAGGGCGCTCCCCGCCCGACCGTTCGTCGACCGCGGCGGCGCGCAGCGTGCGGTTGCCCTGGCGGTCCTCCTGTTCTCGACCCTCCGCGCCGCGGCGTTGCTGCGCCGGTTCCGCGCGGCGCTCGTGTTCGCGACGGGCGGCTATGTCTGCGCGCCGGCGGCTCTGGCCGCCCGGCTCCATGGCTGCGGGCTCTACCTGCTCGAACCGAACGCGGAGAGCGGCGCCGCCAACCGGAGACTGTCGCGCTTCGCGACCGAGGCGGGCGTCGCCTTCGAGTCCGCGGCCGGGAGCCTCTTGTGCGAGGCGCGGCTGGTCGGCGTGCCGGTGCGGCGGGCCTTCCGGGAGATCGAGGAACTGCGTCTTCCGGGCGACCGCGTTCGGGTCCTGGTGCTTGGCGGCAGTCAGGGTTCCAATGCGCTCAACCGTCATCTGCCCGGTCTGTTCGCCCGTGCCGCCGGGCCGAGCCGGGTCGAAGTCACGCACCAGTCCGGCCCGGCCTGGGTCGACGAGACCCGCGACCGTTACCGGGGAGTGGCCACGCCGGCGCTTTCCTCGACGGTGACCGGCTTCATCCGGGACACCGCCGGCGCCATGCAGGCGCACGACCTGATCGTGTCGCGCGCCGGAGCGGTGACCGTGGCCGAGATCGCCGCCGCCGGCCGGCCGGCGGTCTATGTCCCGCTGCCGATGGCCGCCGGGCACCAGCGCGGGAACGCCTGCGCAATGGTCGGGGCGGGAGCCGCGATCCTGGTCGACCAGGACGACCTGCAGGGCGAAGCAGCGGCGGACCGCTGCGCCCGGCTGATTGCGGATCGCGGGCGTCTGCTGGCGATGGCGGGGGCGGCTCGGGGCCTGAGTCGGACCGACGCGGCGAGCGACATCGCCGCCCGGGTGTGCGAGATCGCGGAGCGCGGAACCTCCGGGCGCCGGGGGAGGGCCGGCTGA
- the ftsW gene encoding putative lipid II flippase FtsW, translating to MARKLAIDKVLFMVVVLLVVAGLVMVYSANPPDPGGGFKRQFVTQLLAAVFGLVAMLVIMSIDYRRWAKPWLVHAGLGASLLLLVVVLASAPINGSSRWLSVGPLTFQPSELAKIAVVVFVAYQIHRCPEGVSQPRVLVPCGLAVGLVTLLVLQAPDFGSAALILGIAGVMLFLAGLSWRWIAPAMVVLPGLFAVFIWSEPYRRERLLGFLSPENDPSGNGFQVLQSWIAIGSGGLTGQGLGESAQKLYFLPLASSDFIFSIVSEELGLLGAAAVLAAFSVLAWRGYAAGHRAPDAFGRFLAWGLTSAVLIQVLVNVSVTVGLVPVTGTPLPFLSHGGSSLVMTLIACGLLLSVSEHG from the coding sequence ATGGCTAGGAAGCTCGCGATCGACAAGGTCCTCTTCATGGTCGTCGTGCTGCTCGTCGTGGCGGGCCTGGTGATGGTCTACTCGGCCAACCCGCCCGACCCCGGCGGCGGCTTCAAGCGCCAGTTCGTCACCCAGTTGCTCGCGGCCGTCTTCGGCCTGGTGGCGATGCTTGTCATCATGAGCATCGACTACCGGCGCTGGGCGAAGCCATGGCTGGTCCATGCCGGCCTTGGTGCGTCGCTCCTCCTGCTGGTCGTCGTGCTGGCGTCGGCGCCGATCAACGGCAGCAGCCGCTGGCTGTCCGTGGGGCCGCTGACCTTCCAGCCGTCGGAGCTGGCCAAGATCGCGGTCGTCGTCTTCGTCGCCTACCAGATCCACCGCTGTCCGGAGGGTGTCAGCCAGCCCCGGGTGCTCGTGCCCTGCGGCCTCGCGGTGGGGCTGGTCACCCTGCTCGTCCTGCAGGCGCCGGACTTCGGCAGCGCCGCGCTCATTCTGGGGATCGCCGGGGTCATGCTCTTCCTTGCCGGCCTCTCCTGGCGCTGGATCGCTCCCGCGATGGTGGTTCTGCCGGGGTTGTTCGCTGTCTTCATCTGGTCGGAGCCCTACCGCAGGGAACGCCTCCTCGGCTTTCTTTCACCCGAGAACGATCCCTCCGGAAACGGCTTCCAGGTGCTGCAGTCCTGGATCGCGATCGGATCGGGCGGCCTGACCGGCCAGGGTCTGGGAGAAAGCGCCCAGAAGCTCTACTTCCTGCCGCTCGCGAGTTCCGACTTCATCTTCTCGATCGTCAGCGAGGAACTCGGCCTGCTCGGCGCCGCCGCGGTGTTGGCCGCCTTTTCGGTGCTTGCCTGGCGCGGCTATGCCGCCGGACACCGCGCTCCGGATGCTTTCGGTCGCTTCCTTGCCTGGGGGCTGACGTCGGCGGTCCTGATCCAGGTCCTGGTGAACGTCAGCGTCACGGTCGGCCTGGTGCCGGTGACCGGCACGCCGCTGCCGTTCCTGTCGCACGGGGGGTCGTCCCTCGTCATGACCCTCATCGCCTGCGGTCTGCTGTTGAGCGTCTCGGAGCATGGATGA
- the murD gene encoding UDP-N-acetylmuramoyl-L-alanine--D-glutamate ligase, translating to MGTSMAAPVSAWESALVYGLGLSGVAASRVLSDRDVRVVAVDGRLAEDLPPGAGELLRTERVDELLAEEGAELPADLDAIVLSPGVPPDRPLLRAARSARVPILAEVELAWRLLEAEASPTVVGVTGSNGKSTTTALTGALLEAAGYPVEVCGNIGTPLCARVDGPPGRVFVVELSSFQLEGIDRFRPRAAALLNISPDHLDRYANVSEYAAAKARIFGRQAAGDVAVVNADDGEARRWSSGRDGAPAAVRRRFFSRLRQVEDGCYLDRDRVIEVGPEFRRELFRLDDLALDGLHNVENAMAAALLAAAVGADPSRFAPALRGFDGLPHRMRLVGTVGGVRYYNDSKATNPAATMKALTGFGEGSVHLILGGRAKDEGAAFAELASVAGARAAAVYLIGEAAPVIASVLRGAVECRPCGTLERAVEAASAAASEGQAVLLSPACASFDQFEDFAERGRRFEEQVRALAMAGGERGHG from the coding sequence ATGGGGACGTCCATGGCGGCGCCGGTTTCCGCCTGGGAAAGTGCGCTGGTCTACGGCCTGGGCTTGTCGGGGGTGGCGGCGTCCCGGGTGCTCTCCGACCGGGACGTCCGCGTGGTGGCGGTCGACGGCCGTCTGGCCGAGGACCTGCCTCCTGGAGCCGGTGAGCTGTTGCGAACGGAGCGGGTCGACGAGCTTCTGGCCGAAGAAGGGGCGGAGTTGCCGGCCGACCTCGACGCGATCGTGCTGAGTCCGGGTGTGCCGCCAGACCGTCCGCTGCTGCGAGCCGCCCGCTCGGCCCGCGTTCCGATCCTGGCCGAAGTCGAACTCGCCTGGCGCCTCCTGGAGGCTGAGGCTTCGCCGACCGTGGTCGGCGTGACGGGCAGCAACGGCAAGAGCACGACGACCGCGCTCACCGGGGCGCTGCTCGAGGCGGCCGGTTACCCGGTGGAGGTCTGCGGCAACATCGGCACGCCGCTATGCGCTCGGGTGGACGGTCCGCCGGGCCGCGTCTTCGTCGTGGAGCTCTCCAGCTTCCAGCTCGAGGGGATCGACCGGTTCCGCCCCCGTGCGGCGGCCCTGCTCAACATCAGCCCCGACCATCTCGACCGCTACGCGAACGTCTCCGAGTACGCCGCCGCGAAGGCGCGCATCTTCGGCAGGCAGGCCGCCGGCGACGTCGCGGTCGTGAACGCCGACGACGGTGAGGCCCGCCGCTGGAGCAGCGGCCGCGACGGCGCGCCGGCCGCCGTGAGGCGCCGGTTCTTCTCCCGGCTGCGACAGGTCGAGGATGGCTGCTATCTCGACCGCGACCGGGTGATCGAGGTGGGGCCGGAGTTCCGGCGAGAGCTGTTCCGGCTTGACGACCTGGCGCTCGACGGCTTGCACAACGTGGAGAACGCGATGGCGGCCGCTCTGCTCGCGGCGGCCGTCGGCGCCGATCCGAGCCGCTTCGCGCCGGCGTTGCGCGGCTTCGACGGCCTGCCCCATCGGATGCGCCTCGTCGGCACGGTCGGCGGCGTCCGCTACTACAACGACTCCAAGGCGACGAACCCGGCGGCGACGATGAAGGCGCTGACCGGGTTCGGTGAGGGCAGCGTCCACCTGATCCTCGGCGGCCGGGCGAAGGACGAGGGCGCGGCCTTCGCCGAACTGGCGTCGGTGGCCGGCGCCAGGGCGGCGGCGGTGTACCTGATCGGCGAGGCGGCCCCGGTCATCGCCTCGGTGCTCCGCGGCGCTGTCGAGTGCCGCCCGTGCGGGACGCTGGAGCGCGCGGTCGAAGCGGCGTCGGCGGCCGCGAGCGAAGGCCAGGCGGTACTGCTGTCGCCGGCCTGCGCCAGCTTCGACCAGTTCGAGGACTTCGCGGAGCGCGGCCGCCGCTTCGAGGAACAGGTGCGGGCGCTGGCGATGGCCGGCGGGGAGCGCGGCCATGGCTAG
- the mraY gene encoding phospho-N-acetylmuramoyl-pentapeptide-transferase, giving the protein MLLDLLLPLGERIAPFNVIQYITFRCACAALTGVVLSLVLGPSFIRAARRLSIGQTIREEGPERHQSKAGTPTMGGLLILTAVIVPTLLWSDLSNVYVWLAIGTTIGLGAVGFVDDLLKVRRRDNGGLSMRAKFALQLVVGAALGAALVNLTDLDANLSFPFFKTLVLELGVFYIPFVAILIAGSSNAVNLTDGLDGLAIGATLVAAATYAVFAYIAGNSIAARYLQVSYVPGAGEVAIICSALVGASLGFLWFNAHPAQVFMGDVGSLAIGGTIGAVAVLSKQELLLVLVGGLFVLEALSVIVQVASFKMTGKRVLRMAPLHHHFELRGWSENQVIVRFWILAVLFAFLGLSTLKLR; this is encoded by the coding sequence ATGCTCCTGGACCTGCTGTTGCCGCTCGGCGAGCGGATCGCACCCTTCAACGTCATTCAGTACATCACCTTCCGTTGCGCCTGCGCGGCTCTGACCGGCGTCGTGCTCAGCCTGGTCCTGGGCCCCAGTTTCATTCGGGCGGCCCGGCGGCTCTCGATCGGCCAGACGATCCGCGAGGAGGGGCCGGAGCGGCACCAGAGCAAGGCCGGTACGCCGACGATGGGCGGGCTGTTGATCCTGACCGCCGTCATCGTGCCGACGCTGCTCTGGTCGGACCTTTCGAACGTCTACGTCTGGCTCGCCATCGGTACGACGATCGGGCTGGGCGCCGTCGGCTTCGTCGACGACCTGCTCAAGGTGAGGCGGCGCGACAACGGGGGCCTGAGCATGAGGGCGAAGTTCGCCCTGCAGCTGGTCGTCGGCGCGGCACTCGGCGCCGCCCTCGTCAACCTCACGGACCTCGACGCGAACCTGAGCTTCCCGTTCTTCAAGACCCTCGTGCTCGAACTCGGGGTCTTCTACATCCCGTTCGTCGCCATCCTGATCGCGGGATCCTCGAACGCGGTCAACCTGACGGACGGGCTCGACGGGTTGGCCATCGGCGCCACCCTGGTCGCGGCCGCCACCTACGCGGTCTTCGCCTACATCGCCGGCAACTCGATCGCCGCCCGCTACCTGCAGGTGTCCTACGTGCCGGGGGCCGGTGAGGTCGCGATCATCTGTTCCGCCCTGGTCGGCGCCAGTCTGGGCTTCCTCTGGTTCAACGCCCATCCCGCCCAGGTGTTCATGGGCGACGTCGGGTCGCTGGCGATCGGCGGCACGATCGGCGCGGTGGCCGTGCTCTCCAAGCAGGAGCTGCTGCTGGTCCTGGTCGGCGGGCTGTTCGTGCTGGAGGCGCTGTCGGTGATCGTCCAGGTGGCGTCCTTCAAGATGACCGGCAAGCGGGTGCTGCGGATGGCGCCGCTGCACCACCACTTCGAGCTCCGCGGCTGGAGCGAGAACCAGGTCATCGTCCGCTTCTGGATCCTCGCCGTCCTGTTCGCGTTCCTGGGTCTCTCGACCCTGAAGTTGAGGTAG